The sequence ataaaaaaattattttttcaattcaaaaatttttatttaattaaacctaaattatattctattaagTTTTTGGAAGAATTACTTCATAAACACTGTAATatgataaagtagaaataaatcaTTACtggataaataattttcaaattaggATACATGCATGGAAAGATGCAAAAGATTGCAATACATCAATTAcacaaaattcatataaaaaatggaaattaggtAATAATTACCAATTCGaattattatattctatattcttgCTTCTATATAGACTTGCTATTAATAATGATCTGAAACAAATTTTTCACATGACAAGTATAATATAAGAAGTAgacaagaatgaaataaaatcaatgaataatTGTCATATGagtttcatataaatataagttaTACTAGTGATCTTTACATTTCATGATAATTCTCAAGATTTAAAATAGCGAAGatattcattgaatattcatcgTATGAAACTtactattaaattataataaaaatgttgataatagTTATTTCTGCAATTGAATTATACTTCTAAAAGTAAGTAAATACCATGAATTATTTCAGAATTCATTTAATAGATGGACAGAgtatctaaatatttaaaaacttaaattaaaaatataatgaatgttGTATTTGTgaaatttcattatctatgattgaaagatattacatttaaataattactCTTAAGCAGTATCATCAATGtagataacataaaattaaataaactatcAAATGAAGAAGTATATTAACTAAATTGTTGTCAATATTACTATTAGATTTTTGATAAGAATTACAAATTTCATTACTATTAAACACAAATTAATTAACATTAGAAAAGGATTTGAttacaaaattgaaaagataatttaaataaaattattagagaTTTTCTGCactagaaaataatgaaattaagctTATGAATaatgaacatattttcatattaaaatataataatcaaattaCATAAATTTAAACTCCAAATTATAAATTTCTAACTAATAGgtttgaatattaaatattatgaaaagttaaataaattctttaattGAGTTATTCTTAACTAAATTCGATTTGCAAGGatcatataattttgaaatatcttAAATTCAAGCATTGACATTCtagaaaaagaatacaagattaaaatgataatattaacaataaaattaaattcaaatataaatagaTTTCTAAATTGtagatatatttattaatattaacttattcaatttaaataaataatataaattatatcattGTTGACAATAAATTAATACactaaattcttaataaatatattagaaatgtatgaaatgattcatttaacatattaataaatatgtaaattatcaATCAGGATTCAACTTTATCTAAATCTTTATTGGCTAGTGATACTATCTTCAAGCATTAATAGCATTTGATATGAGTATCTATGTTAAGTTAATTCTTagcaatatacaaaataaatctcaattaattaaaattattaacaattaataacttaagtaaataatttctaatatcaaattgaatcaatattttagaataaattaaatttcaGTTTATACCAATTAAGAAGTATTAAGCAGAAAATTTTCTACAAAGACATTGAAATTTGTCATTCAAATTGAGTTATATTTACCATTCATGATTTCATATTCTAATTTATCATAAAGATATTTTCTACTCTGCATTTAATATAGACTTTAGATATATAAACGTATGTTAAgaaatgcaattattattatttacgatttaattaaattttatgatAATTTAAATAATGAACTCCTAGAGTAATAGAAACTGCAATTTAGTTGTAAAGTGAATAACTTCAATGTAAGTAAATAATTTTActatgttttgaaattttaatttgtcATTAATTATCAATTAGTACATTTATCAATTTCAAGTTGAAATCCATAGATATTATCAGATTAGTGGATGTACAATTTATCATGTAAGAAATAAGAATAGCAAAGTAATGATATGAATTGGAAACTAGAattgatagatatatagatattgcTTCATAAAATATTCAAAGAGCAATTATAGAATATACAGAAACTGCTTACAGATCTTTAATCATACTTTGAAGACTACAAATGAAATGTACATGATCAATAATTTCAATATTtagttaaaatgttattttcttgaataatttccTTAAATCCATCCATTATCATCATTTAATTAATTGATATAGTATCAGTATAATACTATCATAATGATAAAATGGCAAGACTTAAATACATACTAGATATCagacaatattaataaataaattgttgCTTAACATATACTAATTCACATATTCGAATTCTAGATTTTCAAGCAACTTGTATATATTCCTAGTAATttttaatatcatatttcaaaaattttagaTATTCAAGTAGATACAGTAAAATTGGTAACTTAAACTAATGGACTTGAAAGATAAGTAGTTAGTAACAATGTTATTCcagtatttcttcatttataatagccaaaattcaaattaaatattaGATAAAATAGTTGAACCTAGATGACAGAATAAACTTAGACATTCTAGTTAGTTGTTAAGAGCATATTCATCTAAAACCCTCTGTTAATGATTGATAATTACTAGTCAAATTTGTACTAAATGTACAGTCAAGTTTCTAATCTTagcctttaattatttaaaactttatcATTTCAATGCTTAAGACTAATACTAAGGTTAATGAAAATCAATCTTAAAACttgcaaataatttttatattcctatgcatttatcttcctttttcctaATGATGATCTATTTTATCATCAGAATAAGTTAGTAACTCATAAGTTTGTTAAGGTATTCTAAATGAAgattatgcatttattttagtttttgttgtaGTCTATCATTTATAGTAGGGAAATTTTAATGcattttcaaaaactttaaaCTTATGAATATGTACTGAAATTGTATACTATATGAGTTTAAATTTTAGATCATAAAGTGAGttcataatgattttttaaactgTGATTACATAAGACTGTGTTAGAAATGGGTAGCATTATCACTTACAGAATTAGTTCCCTAGTTACCACGAGAATTCACTAATTTCGGCTGGCTTCCTATACCCAATACATGGATCATGATCACACATTGACTTAATTCCTTCTTAATCCAGAACTGGCCTAGTCTTGATTGGCTATATCTTTACCTTTTTCATGAACCCTCTTAATATCTTAATCATATCTTTCTAAATGCTTTAAGAGAGGACACTttgaggttaagtcacttgcccagcatcacataacTAATAGGAATcatagataaaacaaaaatccatGTCGAGTTGTCTAtcctttattttgaaatattttccctcAGAAAATGCTTACAATTGGCATCCTTtcagtgaatatatatattttaaaaaatgaagtagccTTTCTTCTATGCatggtttcattatttttttctaacatgaACTACTTTCATCTGACTATAAGTTTTTCATTTCAGAATAATCTTATTTCTTGAAGATTAGACCTGAACTTGGAATATACAGTactaatttaggaaaaaaaaacaaaataaaacaaaaaaaaaaacccaaagttaaATATTTTGGGGGCCTGATTTTTCTATTCCAACTCCAACCTTTATGtgtttaaatatttccttttaaaagttgACACGACTAcatttatacaaaaaatataaataaataattatggaTGAAAGGGATAATCATGccagaatatttaataaacagTTAATTTTGGGGGTCTCTAaagtttatcttttatttaattatgacATCTCCATGTTATTGTCCAATAACTCTGCCCTTTTTTGTTTGTCtaattaatacatttatttatagttatttcaGAAACCTTTTTTTCTGGCAATCACACCTATGTAATCTCCCTTTCCTAACCATTAATTAAACTTTGGTGCTCTCCCTTTACTTTTCTCAGAGcatttttatctctctcccttGCCTGCTTTAATTCCAGATCTTGTAAgatacttatctttttttttttctcacagaaagTAAATCTCTTGTCACTAACAgttgtttttatctttgcatcttaGAGTCAAACAGGAGACATTTGATATGATATTGGTTCATATATGATAACTTGAATTGGCAAATACATGCAATATTGGATTTATGTAAACTTCATGAAGAAAAGAGCCAAGAAGTACAAAAATGCAGTTTGAAATTAGGtgttcaaaacacaaaataaaaaagaaaaagctgaagACTACAAGATACATCTTCTATTACGTGTGATTTTGTGAAAAATTCACTTATCCTCATAGttgtaaatatagaaataagaaattacCATCAGTGTTTTCTTGCAGGTAAATCAACTTTTCCATAAAAGCTGGAATAGAAATATGAGGAGAAAGTGGGAAAGTTAATATGAATAATAAGTCCctaagtatatttttttcttcctaaactgTGGAATTACCAACTTTACCTAATTTTCGTTTTGTCTTGACTACTTTCTCTGATTCTTGGCTTGTGGAAGGATCTTTCATTGGAAGACCACATTGACTAGGCTATGAAAcaagataatttaataaaaaaaagttgcatAGAGAGTTTTCAGTACAtatcagaaaataaatgaaaagtatcaAGGTTATTACCTTCACATTACGATTTTTCACTGGATGATCTAAGAAAAGGACAAAAGTTTTATCATCAATgataattaaacaacaaaattcaattaCAATATCATGCAAAATAAATAGGTTTAATTTAGTTGCCAATATAGGACTTGTAGAAtcctattcaatattatataactCTTACCATGGCATTTTGCCTGACTGACTAATTAAAATTAACTGTTAACACTggacataaaagaagaaaataatattggcCCAACATGGAATTCACATTTCCAATAAATCAggtttcaaggaactcatatacatatttgtacatatatctaacatataaaaatgctcatcAATGACACACATAAAAGTCAgtccttttaaaaattgcatagTCAAGTTCACAAGTGGTTAAGTATAAAGTTGCTGCTGGATTCAGCAGCATTTCTTCTAAGTGATGAGAATGATTAATGCAACAGGTTCTCATGGGTGAATGGTTCCTTAATTATATCATTGTCCAAAGCAGGTAATGTAGAAATAGTAAAGTTTACATAGTAAACAGTAAAGTACATAGAATTAAAAACTATAAATCACACAGTTACCATAAAATTAAAAGGCTAGAAACAAATGTTCCGAAAACATCGACTTTGATGTATATTTGTAGAATGAATAgctaatatattttcatttctctccatcACTATATTATCTACTGACCAACCTATACTTCTTGTATGTGTATGTTAATCCACCTTAAAGTCCCTTGATCCATTCCAGAAAGAATATCTACAAATGACATCTAAAGAATGATGTAAAAAAagctttccatttttaaagttatCTTAAAGGAGCAAAACTGTTTTAAATCTCTCAATGAGTAATTTAATATTATGAACTTTCTTCAACACATGTAATATcatattaatggaatattatgttatttaccaagatattgtaaataaatattagaaaataaaattttaaaatttgcacaTTTAATTTGCAATACTAAATCTTTTTATATTACTACAAACATGTCTTTATAAGTTGTGTGTTATACTAAAATATGAAGTTAGAGAGAATGGCATCATGAGGATGGGAACAACACGACAGACTGGTAGTTGAGAATGAGGGGTTAGCAACAACCCCTTCCTTCTGTTTTGTGACTAAGAAATGTTCCTTTTTGAGTCCATCTCCATGGTCTGAGATATTGGACTAAACTTCTTTGGATTACAAATCAAATATCCTTGACAAATAGATTTGTGGATGAAGATCCTATACCATATGCATCCAAGAATAACAGATTTCCTCACACAAGAATAGAAATATCACAAGAGAACTGGATTTCTAAAGTTGATTCGTGACGGAACAGACTAATGTTTGAACTAAGTTCAGAGACAAAAATCATGGCAGTCAGAAAGAggataaaatcaatttttaaaagacagaatcaaaccgatataatttaaaaacacagagaaaacaatataaattgtAATTGTGAAACCACTGACCAGGATTGTCTCAAacaaatggggaaataaaataaatgaaatctgaTTTCTTCAGTTAACTACTCTGATTAAAGTAACTAAGATGCATGGATAATATTCCAGGAGttaatttcaaattcattttaaaaattaattatctgAGAGCTAGATAGAATATGATTTGATGGGAGTCGTAATTCAGTGGTGAAAAGAACTTTTAGAAAATCGTATGTGTCAAGGAAGTTAGCTCTAAATAATccaaaatgagaggaaaaaaaaaaagaaaaaatctttcaTCTATGGATTTTATTTGGGGATATTCAAACCTAACGATTTTAGGATTTTGAAAAAGAAGTAGGAATTTACAATTGAGTACACAGAAGACAATTAGAGCACAATTAGGACAGAAGTTTAAGCTAGCAGCTTTTGGTATTTGTGGAAGATGTTACAGGAATTTGAGGAGAAAATCAGACACTTGTTAGAAAGCTACCTCCTAGATCCTGGTCTAGGATCTAGAGGGAATTAACCACTTAGGGCAGTGAATTTCATTATCACATGACTTTACCATTTATTTAGCTTACCTCTACTAATAATAAAGTTTGTAATGTAAcaatacaaataaattcagagtATTAACCCTATATCTTTCTTACGTTTTTGGGCTTCTTTTTCTAGAGGAGGTTCACATTGCTTCTGGGGGCCTGGATTTTCTACTTCGGGCCCACTTCCAGCTGCAACTCTTGTGGAACCTAACTTATTTAGAGTCCTGAGCAAGGATTTGCCAACATCACTCCTTTGTAAGTTTAAAATCTTGGAACTTCTGTGACTCTTATGTATCTCAGAAGTACTTGTAGAATCCCAGTTTGAACCATCTAAAAAGTAAATATTcaagttaaataatatattagtttTATCTACCTgacatgttaatttttttcatagaatgtcacaaaatttccaccttttttgtttttttttccttgtttttatttgtgaTAGTTTATCTTTCAGGTAACATGACAAAAATTCACCAACAACTGTTTTCCTAAGGAGCCTATTCTCTTTTTCGTGGATTATCAGCTCTCTTATTAAAGTCTTTCTGTGTTGTCACAAGGAGTACATTAGTGAGATTCTTGGGGAAAGGTTTTCCTTTtgcaaaaaccttttaaacttatgaATATGTAGTTGAAATATGTATCTTATTtgagttttcaaattttttaggATCATAAAGTAGTCtgaaactatgattttttttaaacctgtgaTTTATTTACAGAAAAGTCTTAGTTAAGGGAAATGGAGGCTAGTACCTTCATTGCAACTTACAGACTTAGTTACCTAGTTACCACCGCAGAATTCACCTAATCGGCTGGGCTGTCCTAGCACTCATACCCAAGAACATCGGAGTGTCATCGATCACACattgcttattcttttccttctcacaaTCCTAGAACTGGCCGTAGCTATGATTGAGGCCTATATCTTTACCCTATTCGTAAAGCCTGTGCTTACATGATAATTCTTAATCATATAAGCTTCCTCTAAATGCTTTAAGAGAGGACACTttgaggttaagtcacttgcccagcatcacataacTAATAGGAATcatagataaaacaaaaatccatGTCGAGTTGTCTAtcctttattttgaaatattttccctcAGAAAATGCTTACAATTGGCATCCTTtcagtgaatatatatattttaaaaaatgaagtagccTTTCTTCTATGCAtggtttcatcatttttttctaacatgAACTACTTTCATCTGACTATAAGTTTTTCATTTCAGAATAATCTTATTTCTTGAAGATTAGACCTGAACTTGGAATATACAGTActactttagtaaaaaaaaacaaaaaaaaacaaacaaacccaaagtttaaatattttgggGGCCTGATTTTTCTACTCGAACTCCAACCTTTATGtgtttaaatatttccttttaaaagttgACACGACTAcatttatacaaaaaatataaataaataattatggaTGAAAGGGATAATCATGccagaatatttaataaacagTTAATTTTGGGGGTCTCTAaagtttatcttttatttaattatgacATCTCCATGTTATTGTCCAATAACTCTGCCACTTTTGTTTGTCTAAGTTAAtacatttatttagttatttcagaAACCTTTTTTTCTGGCAATCACACCTATGTAATCTCCCTTTCCTACCCATTAATTAAACTTTGGTGCTCTCCCTTTACTTTTCTCAGAGcatttttatctctctcccttGCCTGCTTTAATTCCAGATCTTGTAAGatacttatctttttttgttctcACAGAAAGTAAATCTCTTGTCACTAACAgttgtttttatctttgcatcttaGAGTCAAACAGGAGACATTTGATATGATATTGGTTCATATATGATAACTTGAATTGGCAAATACATGCAATATTGGATTTATGTAAACTTTATGAAGAAAAGAGCCAAGAAGTACAAAAATGCAGTTTGAAATTAGGTGttcaaaacacaaaattaaaaaaaataaacctgaagGCTACAAGATACGTCTTCTACTATGTGTGATTTTGTGAAAAATTCACTTATCCTCATAGTTGtaaatatagagaataaaaaagaaaattaccatcAGTGTTTTCTGCAGCAGGTAAATCAACTTTTTCCATAAAAGCTGGaatagaaatgaggagaaagtgGGAAAAGTTAATATGAATACCGAAAAGTCcctaagtatatatttttttcttcctaaattgtGGAATTACCAACTTTACCTAATTTTCGTTTTGTCTTGACTACTTTCTCTGATTCTTGGCTTGTGGAAGGATCTTTCATTGGAAGACCACATTGACTAGGCTATGAAAcaagataatttaataaaaaaaagttgcatAGAGAGTTTTCAGTACAtatcagaaaataaatgaaaagtatcaAGGTTATTACCTTCACATTACGATTTTTCCCTGGATGATCTAAGAAAAGGACAAAAGTTTTATCATCAATgataattaaacaacaaaattcaattaCAATATCATGCAAAATAAATAGGTTTATTAGTTGCCAATATAGGACTTGTAGAAtcctattcaatattatataactCTTACCATGGCATTTTGCCTGACTGACTAATTAAAATTAACTGTTAACACTggacataaaagaagaaaataatattggcAAATTGGAATTCACATTTCAATAAATCAggtttcaaggaactcatataccatatttgtacatatatctACTCATATAAAATGCTCATCAATGACACACATAAAAGTCAgtccttttaaaaatgcatagtCAAGTTCACAAGTGGTTAAGTATCAAGTTGCTGCTGGATTCAGCAGCATTTCTTCTAAGTGATGAGAATGATTAATGCAACAGGTTTTCATGGGTGAATGGTTCCTTAATTATATCATTGTCAAAAGCAGGTAATGTAGAAACAGTAAAGTTTACATCTAAACAGTAAAGTACATAGAATTAAAATCTATAAATCACACAGTTATTACAGAATTAAAGGGCTAGAAACAAATGTTCTGAAAACATTGACTTTGATGTATATTTGTAGAATGAATAgctaatatattttcatttctctccataACTATATTATCTACTGACCAACCTATACTTCTTGTATGTGTATGTTAATCCACCTTAAAGTCCCTTGATCCATTCCAGAAAGAATGTCTATAAATGACATCTAAAGAATGATGTAAAAAAAGCTTTCCATTTGTAAAGTTATCTTAAAGgagcaaaattgttttaaatctcTCAATGAGTAATTTAATATTATGAACTTTCTTCCACACATGTAATGTcatattaatggaatattatgttatTTACCAAGATATTGGAAATaagtattagaaaataaaatttaaaaatttgaacatttattttgCAATATTAAATCTGTTTACATCACTCCAAAAATGTCTTTATAAGTTGTGTGTTATACTAAAATATGAAGTTAGAGAGAATGGCATCATGAAGATGGGAACAACACGACAGACTGGTAGTTGAGAATCAGGGTTAGCAACAACCCCTTCCTTCTGTTTTGTGACTAAGAAATGTTCCTTTTTGAGTCTATCTCCATGATCAGAGATATTGGACTAGTCTACTTGGGACTACAAATCAAATATCCTTGAAGAATAGATGTGTGGATGAAGATCCTAGACCATATGCATCCAAGAATAACAGATTTCCTCACACAAGAATAGAAATATCACAAGAGAACTGGATTTCTAAAGTTGATTCGTGACGGAACAGACTAATGTTTGAACTAAGTTCAGAGACAAAAATCATGGCAGTCAGAAAGAggataaaatcaatttttaaaagacagaatcaaaccgatataatttaaaaacacagagaaaacaatataaattgtAACTGTGAATCACTGACCAGGATTGTCTCAAacaaatggggaaataaaataaatgaaatctgaTTTCTTCAGTTAACTACTCTGATTAAAGTAACTAAGATGCATGGATAATATTCCAGGAGttaatttcaaattcattttaaaaattagtcatCTGAGAGCTAGATAGAATATGACATAATGGAGTAGTAATTTAGTGGTGAAAAGATTAATAGAACTCTTAGAAAATCGTATGTGTCAAGGAAGTTAGCTCTAAATAATCCAAaatgacaggggaaaaaaaatcattcatatatGGATTTTATTTGGGGATATTCAAACCTAAAGATTTtaggattttgaaaaaaaagtaggaatttaCAATTAAATACACAGAAGACAGAGCACAATTAGGACACAAGTTTAAACTAGGCCCTTTCAGTATTTGTGGAAGATATTACAGGAATTAGAGGAGAAAATCAGAACACTTGTTAGAAAGCTACCTCCTAGATCCTGGTCTAGGATCTAGAGGGAATTAACCACAGGGCAGTGAATTTCATTATCACatgattttaccatttatttagCTTACCTCTACTAATAATAAAGATTCTAATGTAACAAATTGGGCAAATAAATTCAGAGTATTAACCCTATATCTTTCTTACGTGTTTGGGCTTCTTTTTCTAGAAGAGGTTCACATTGCTTCTGGGGGCCTGGATTTTCTACTTCAGGCCCACTTCCAGCTGCAGCTCTTGTGGAACCTAACTTATTTAGAGTCCTGAGCAAGGATTTGCCAACATCACTCCTTTGTAAGTTTAAATTCTTGGAACTTCTGTGAGTCTTATGTGTCTCAGAAGTACTTGTAGAATCCCAGTTTGAACCATCTAAAAAGTAAATATTcaagttaaataatatattagtttTATCTACCTGACATGTTAATATTTTTCATAGAATGTCACAAAATTTCCACCTATAtattttttgggtttgtttttatttgtgataGTTTATCTTTCAGGGAACATGACAAAAATTCACCAAAAACTGTTTTCCTACTGAGcctattctctttttcttggaTTATCAGCTCGCTTATCAAAATCTTTCTCTATGTGTTGTCATAAGGAGTACATTAGTAAGATCCTGGGGAAAagtttttccttttgcaaaaaccttttaaatttaagatacatatttcaaatatgtattcatatttgtgttttcaaatttttaggattataaaataatctgaaacactgatttttttaaaacctgtgatttatttacaaaaatgtctTAGTTAAGAAAATGGAGGGTAGTACCTTCATTGCAAATTACAGACTTAGGACACTTTgagattaaatcacttgcccagcaccacatagataaaacaaaaaaccatttgTTTAAGCTTATAGTTCAGCTGTCTGtccattattttgaaatatttttccacaGAAAATGCTTACAATTGGCATTGTTTcagtgaatatatattttaaaaaatgaagtagccTTTCTTCTATGCATgctttcatcatttttatctaACATGAACTATTTTCATCTGagtatatgtttttcttttcagaataatctTATTTCTTGAAGATTAGACCTGAACTTGGAATATACAGTACTAATTTagttaaaacaaaatacaaaaaacccAGAGTTTATATGTTTTGGGGGCCTGATTTTTCTACTTGAATTCCAAACTTTATTAGTTTAAATATTCCCTTTTAAAAGGTGACAAGATTAAATTTAgacaaaaagcatcaataaataaTTGTGGATGAAAGGGATAATCATGCCACAATAT comes from Sarcophilus harrisii chromosome 5, mSarHar1.11, whole genome shotgun sequence and encodes:
- the LOC116419492 gene encoding uncharacterized protein LOC116419492 gives rise to the protein MKSHESNVNSMLGQYYFLLLCPVLTVNINSQSGKMPSKNYIILNRILQVLYWQLINLFILHDIVIEFCCLIIIDDKTFVLFLDHPEKNPNVKPSQCGLPMKDPSTSQESEKVVKPKLKLDHPGKNRNVKPSQCGLPMKDPSTSQESEKVVKSKQKLEVMGKVDLSAAENTDDGSNWDSTSTSETHKTHRSSKNLNLQRSDVGKSLLRTLNKLGSTRAAAGSGPEVENPGPQKQCEPLLEKEAQTHHPGKNRNVKPSQCGLPMKDPSTSQESEKVVKTKRKLAFMEKVDLPAAENTDDGSNWDSTSTSEIHKSHRSSKILNLQRSDVGKSLLRTLNKLGSTRVAAGSGPEVENPGPQKQCEPPLEKEAQKRKKDIGLIL